The Salvelinus sp. IW2-2015 linkage group LG8, ASM291031v2, whole genome shotgun sequence genome window below encodes:
- the vps25 gene encoding vacuolar protein-sorting-associated protein 25 has product MSFEWPWQYNFPPFFTLQPNVDTRQKQLAAWCSLALSYCRHHKLYTLDIMEAQESPVFNHKNIDRKLSMEAILIVFEELRKKGNLEWLDKNKTRCLVMWRRPEEWGKLIYQWVSKNGMVNTVFTLYELANGDDTESEEFHGLEDWMLIRSLQTLQMDGKAEVISMDDGKGVKFF; this is encoded by the exons ATGAGTTTTGAGTGGCCCTGGCAATATAATTTCCCTCCGTTTTTTAC GTTACAGCCCAATGTTGACACCAGACAGAAACAGCTTGCAGCTTGGTGCTCCCTCGCACTGTCCTACTGCCGCCATCACAAGCTCTACACTCTGGACATCATGGAAGCCCAAGAGAGCCCTGTGTTCAACCACAAGAATATTGATA GAAAACTATCAATGGAGGCCATACTAATTGTTTTTGAGGAATTGAGGAAAAAAG GGAACCTGGAATGGTTAGACAAGAACAAGACGCGGTGTCTAGTCATGTGGAGGAGGCCAGAGGAATGGGGGAAACTGATTTACCAGTGG GTCTCTAAAAACGGCATGGTCAATACAGTGTTTACACTCTACGAGCTCGCCAACGGTGACGACACAGAAAGCGAAG AATTCCATGGGCTGGAAGACTGGATGCTGATTCGTTCGCTGCAGACCCTGCAGATGGACGGCAAGGCAGAGGTCATCTCCATGGACGACGGGAAGGGGGTCAAGTTCTTCTGA